The proteins below are encoded in one region of Methylobacillus flagellatus KT:
- a CDS encoding methanol/ethanol family PQQ-dependent dehydrogenase codes for MRISPFLIVVSLNLVSAVSSAADPLLPLLQDDKQWVSPRKDYYNQGYSRLSQINHRNVANLKLAWSFSTGVQRGHEGAPLVVGNVMYVHTAFPNNVYALDLDHDQKILWAYFPKQTSDIEAILCCDSVSRGLAYGDGKILLQQNNGILLALDARDGRKVWEVQVNDPRMGATNTNAPYVFRDKVLTGCSGGEFGVRCFLAAYALQDGRLQWKAYSTGPDSEVLIGPGFNAENPHYSALSTYEDVNGGNREGGSFRALPKERLKFPETELGVKTWLKPQAAANGWQHGGGPVWGWFSYDPKLNLVYYGTGNPSVWNPDIRPGDNKWAMTLFARDLDTGMARWGYQLTPHDEWDYDSVNELILWDQGSRKLATHFDRNGFAYTLDRQNGKLLAAEKMHPFVNWATGIDLQTGIPLKDGRYATHEDQETSAICPSAIGVKNIQPAAYSPQNGWFYVPMNHLCMTYEAVEAKYVAGQPWAGASLSMYPGPDGDMGAFMAWDALKHKPVWYTREKYPVWSGALATAGQLAFYGTLDRWFKALDARNGKELWRFQVGSGIVGNPMTYQHAGKQYVAVFSGIGGWAGVALNQGLTGDSDGAGTAGAFRGLSQENAAPGSGALNVFAL; via the coding sequence ATGCGTATTTCTCCTTTTCTTATCGTCGTTTCCTTGAATCTTGTTTCCGCCGTTTCGTCAGCAGCAGATCCTCTGCTGCCATTGCTTCAGGATGACAAGCAGTGGGTCAGCCCACGCAAGGATTATTACAATCAAGGCTATAGTCGCCTGAGCCAGATCAATCACCGCAATGTTGCGAACCTCAAGCTTGCTTGGAGCTTTTCGACTGGTGTCCAGCGTGGGCATGAAGGGGCGCCTCTGGTGGTGGGGAATGTGATGTATGTGCATACAGCGTTTCCTAATAATGTCTATGCACTGGACCTGGATCATGACCAGAAAATACTCTGGGCTTACTTCCCCAAGCAAACCAGCGATATTGAAGCCATTCTGTGCTGTGACAGCGTGAGCCGCGGCCTGGCATATGGCGATGGCAAGATACTGCTGCAGCAGAACAACGGCATATTGCTGGCACTGGACGCCCGCGATGGACGCAAGGTGTGGGAGGTTCAGGTGAACGACCCCAGAATGGGGGCTACCAATACCAATGCGCCTTATGTGTTCAGGGATAAAGTACTGACGGGGTGCAGCGGTGGCGAATTTGGTGTGCGGTGCTTTCTTGCCGCCTATGCACTGCAGGATGGGCGGTTGCAATGGAAGGCCTATAGCACTGGGCCGGATAGTGAAGTGTTGATAGGTCCGGGATTTAATGCAGAGAACCCGCATTACAGTGCACTCTCCACTTATGAGGATGTGAACGGTGGCAATAGGGAAGGGGGGTCTTTCCGTGCCCTGCCCAAGGAAAGGCTGAAGTTTCCAGAGACCGAGCTGGGGGTGAAAACCTGGCTCAAGCCGCAGGCGGCTGCCAACGGCTGGCAACATGGTGGAGGCCCGGTCTGGGGATGGTTTTCTTATGATCCCAAGCTCAACCTGGTTTACTATGGAACGGGCAATCCCTCGGTCTGGAATCCAGATATCCGGCCTGGGGACAACAAATGGGCCATGACATTGTTCGCACGCGACCTCGATACCGGCATGGCGCGTTGGGGCTACCAGCTGACGCCTCATGACGAGTGGGATTACGACAGCGTCAATGAATTGATACTATGGGATCAGGGTAGCCGGAAGCTGGCCACGCATTTCGATCGCAATGGCTTTGCCTATACTCTGGATCGCCAGAATGGCAAGTTACTGGCGGCGGAGAAAATGCACCCTTTCGTCAACTGGGCGACCGGTATTGACCTGCAGACCGGGATTCCGCTCAAGGATGGCCGCTATGCTACGCATGAGGACCAGGAAACGTCGGCGATCTGCCCCTCTGCCATAGGCGTCAAGAATATACAGCCTGCGGCGTATTCCCCGCAAAACGGCTGGTTTTATGTGCCGATGAACCACTTGTGCATGACGTATGAAGCGGTGGAGGCCAAGTATGTGGCTGGACAGCCATGGGCCGGCGCCAGCCTGTCCATGTACCCGGGGCCTGATGGCGACATGGGGGCTTTCATGGCCTGGGATGCCCTTAAGCACAAGCCTGTCTGGTATACGCGTGAGAAGTACCCTGTCTGGAGCGGGGCATTGGCGACGGCTGGGCAACTGGCATTCTACGGCACACTGGACCGATGGTTCAAGGCGCTGGATGCTCGGAATGGCAAGGAGTTATGGCGCTTCCAAGTGGGTTCGGGCATTGTGGGCAACCCCATGACTTATCAGCACGCAGGCAAGCAGTATGTGGCGGTTTTCTCAGGCATCGGAGGATGGGCAGGTGTTGCGCTCAACCAGGGACTGACAGGGGACAGCGACGGGGCTGGCACGGCTGGCGCTTTTCGCGGGTTGAGCCAGGAGAATGCGGCTCCAGGGAGTGGTGCGCTCAACGTATTCGCGTTGTAA
- a CDS encoding PAS domain S-box protein, which translates to MSLRVRFNLLITTLLLMLMVAVGYVVIKGMRISTEESVEAATRVTVQLLDTVIINSRQNPEWGYTHDVMHTFLQSLGHVRSSEIFLYNAQGELIYQSPPSTYRANETPPRWFVRMVEPEPEVVSRRIRFGMLVVASDAAGAIRESWASFQHLLWIEAGFFVVLNALIYWMLGRWLRPADDILRAISEVERGNLDVRLPKFNVPEFSRIAQNFNLMGESLRERTEENRRLALIVQQSADAIMIHDPDGNISFWNPAAQRLFGYAPEDIIGKSAALLMPPGHEGEQERSSAASMSANGLVEHYDTQRVARDGKLLDVSLSIAPLMDPKSGELIGEICSMRDITERKLAEETARKLEENRQLTHLIQRHIEDERRSLARELHDELGQYVTAIKTFAVAIANKAKQEMPSIESSAQTIVSAANHIYDGMHNIIRHLRPGSLDNLGLSEALRDAVAGWQAQNSNVTFNLELQGKLDLLGESLNINLYRIVQESVTNALRHAQADRIDIRLSRDENGNLTLLIKDNGIGMNMCNVDQNRHFGLLGMRERVQALYGNFAIDSQPGQGTAITVTIPERPMP; encoded by the coding sequence ATGAGTTTACGCGTTAGGTTCAATCTCCTGATCACCACGTTGTTGCTCATGCTGATGGTAGCAGTGGGTTACGTGGTCATCAAAGGTATGCGTATTTCCACCGAGGAGAGTGTGGAGGCCGCCACGCGGGTGACGGTGCAATTACTCGACACGGTGATCATCAATTCTCGCCAGAACCCGGAGTGGGGGTATACGCATGATGTGATGCATACGTTCCTGCAATCTCTGGGACATGTACGCAGCAGCGAAATTTTTCTTTATAACGCACAGGGCGAGCTGATATACCAGTCGCCGCCATCTACCTACCGTGCCAATGAAACGCCGCCACGCTGGTTTGTGCGCATGGTGGAGCCTGAGCCTGAAGTGGTTTCACGTCGTATCCGCTTCGGCATGCTGGTGGTGGCCTCTGATGCGGCAGGTGCGATCCGGGAATCTTGGGCCTCCTTCCAGCATCTGCTGTGGATAGAGGCGGGGTTTTTTGTTGTGCTCAATGCCCTGATTTATTGGATGCTGGGGCGTTGGCTCAGGCCTGCAGACGATATTCTCAGGGCGATTTCCGAGGTGGAGCGGGGCAATCTGGATGTCCGGCTACCCAAGTTCAATGTGCCTGAGTTCTCACGTATTGCACAGAACTTCAACTTGATGGGTGAGTCGCTGAGGGAGCGAACCGAAGAAAACCGTCGCCTGGCGCTGATCGTGCAACAGAGCGCCGATGCCATCATGATCCATGACCCTGATGGCAATATTTCGTTCTGGAATCCAGCCGCCCAGCGGCTCTTTGGATATGCTCCCGAGGATATCATCGGCAAGTCGGCAGCGCTGTTGATGCCGCCAGGGCATGAGGGTGAGCAGGAGCGCAGCAGCGCGGCAAGCATGTCGGCGAATGGCTTGGTGGAGCATTACGACACGCAGCGGGTGGCACGTGACGGCAAACTGCTCGATGTGTCGCTTTCCATCGCACCGTTGATGGATCCTAAGAGTGGAGAACTGATCGGCGAGATTTGCAGCATGCGTGATATTACCGAGCGTAAGCTGGCAGAGGAGACGGCGCGCAAGCTGGAGGAAAATCGCCAGCTGACGCACCTGATCCAGCGCCATATCGAGGATGAGCGGCGTAGCCTGGCGCGTGAGCTGCATGATGAGCTCGGACAGTATGTCACTGCCATCAAGACCTTTGCCGTGGCGATTGCGAACAAGGCCAAGCAGGAAATGCCCAGCATAGAAAGCAGTGCGCAGACCATTGTCTCTGCGGCCAACCATATTTACGATGGCATGCACAATATTATCCGCCACCTGCGCCCCGGCTCACTGGACAATCTCGGGTTGTCAGAGGCTTTGCGCGACGCTGTCGCCGGTTGGCAGGCGCAAAACTCCAATGTCACATTCAACCTGGAATTGCAGGGCAAACTGGACTTGCTCGGAGAAAGTCTGAACATCAACCTTTACCGGATTGTGCAGGAGTCCGTGACGAATGCTTTGCGCCATGCGCAGGCAGACCGCATTGATATCCGCCTGTCACGCGACGAAAATGGTAATCTCACGCTTTTGATCAAGGATAATGGCATTGGCATGAATATGTGCAACGTCGACCAGAACCGCCATTTCGGACTCTTAGGAATGCGCGAGCGTGTCCAGGCCCTGTATGGCAATTTTGCCATTGATTCCCAGCCGGGCCAGGGTACCGCCATCACGGTGACGATTCCGGAAAGGCCAATGCCATGA
- a CDS encoding PEP-CTERM sorting domain-containing protein gives MNMTSVRAIIGASLLAVASLAQANATHESFIDVAGSVSFDGWNQLNRNRTDAKGNPDPLTSAQLEAGTAGNVAGSGDALLTLISGSYYPAGAGLYGNASITFSDNTVASNISSLAFQGIINDFDGSFGGTPFSLSLSYNGGDQAIAGTLVNFVDTGTAADYYYFTWDLSGISTPITSYTLNFDIGFSQSLAFQIDQVAAVPEPSTYAMLMLGLGAVGFAARRRKQA, from the coding sequence ATGAACATGACATCCGTTCGTGCCATCATTGGTGCCAGCCTTCTTGCCGTAGCAAGCCTTGCTCAAGCGAATGCAACCCATGAGAGTTTTATTGACGTTGCAGGGTCCGTGTCCTTTGACGGCTGGAACCAACTGAATCGCAACCGCACCGATGCCAAGGGCAACCCCGACCCATTGACCTCCGCACAACTGGAAGCCGGTACCGCTGGCAATGTAGCAGGTTCAGGCGATGCACTACTGACACTGATTTCCGGCTCCTACTATCCTGCAGGTGCGGGCCTGTATGGTAATGCTTCCATCACCTTTAGCGACAACACCGTTGCCAGCAACATCTCCTCCCTCGCATTCCAAGGCATCATCAATGACTTTGATGGATCCTTTGGCGGCACCCCATTCTCCTTGAGCCTGAGCTACAATGGTGGCGATCAGGCCATTGCCGGCACATTGGTCAACTTCGTTGATACCGGCACCGCTGCCGACTATTACTATTTCACCTGGGATCTGAGCGGTATTTCCACGCCCATCACTTCCTACACCCTCAATTTCGACATCGGCTTCTCCCAGTCGCTGGCTTTCCAGATTGACCAAGTAGCCGCAGTACCTGAACCATCCACCTATGCCATGCTCATGCTGGGCCTGGGTGCAGTAGGCTTCGCAGCACGTCGTCGCAAGCAAGCCTAA
- a CDS encoding tetratricopeptide repeat protein — MAEKDPRAAFDLGLRYFRGDGITSNSYQALTWMRHAAEHGDVDAQLAVGRFYLMGLEEMGSDPAEAESWLSQAAGKGNQEAQTLLEQAQ; from the coding sequence CTGGCAGAAAAAGACCCGCGCGCAGCTTTTGATCTTGGACTGCGGTATTTCCGTGGCGATGGCATCACCAGCAACTCATATCAAGCATTGACCTGGATGCGTCATGCAGCAGAGCATGGCGATGTTGATGCCCAGCTCGCGGTCGGCCGTTTCTACCTGATGGGGCTGGAAGAAATGGGTTCCGACCCTGCCGAAGCTGAATCCTGGCTAAGCCAGGCCGCAGGCAAGGGTAATCAGGAAGCGCAAACACTGCTGGAACAAGCACAGTAA
- a CDS encoding response regulator: protein MSANIKVMLVDDHAVVRMGFKLLLESDQAIQVIAEAESGEQAIKLYQEHRPDVVVMDITMPGIGGLEAIDRIRAKDEHARILVLSAHEDSVHPKRVLNAGAMGYLTKRSAAEELIKAIHTVAGGKMYLEANVAQQMAIQQISGQQNPVDVLSDREFEVFMALAKGKTTNEIADILSLSPRTVGTHLYNIKQKLNASNSAEIALIAMRSGLIDP, encoded by the coding sequence ATGAGTGCAAATATCAAAGTGATGCTGGTGGATGACCATGCCGTGGTGCGCATGGGATTCAAGCTGCTGCTCGAATCTGACCAGGCCATTCAGGTCATTGCCGAAGCAGAAAGCGGAGAGCAGGCGATTAAGCTTTATCAGGAGCATCGGCCCGACGTGGTGGTGATGGATATCACCATGCCAGGCATAGGCGGGCTGGAGGCGATAGACCGCATCCGGGCCAAGGATGAGCATGCGCGCATCCTGGTATTGTCCGCGCATGAGGATTCCGTGCATCCCAAGCGTGTGCTCAATGCGGGGGCGATGGGTTACCTGACCAAGCGTAGCGCGGCGGAGGAGCTGATCAAGGCGATTCATACCGTAGCAGGCGGCAAGATGTACCTTGAGGCCAACGTGGCTCAACAAATGGCAATCCAGCAGATTTCCGGGCAGCAGAATCCAGTGGATGTCTTGTCCGACCGCGAGTTTGAAGTATTCATGGCCTTGGCAAAAGGCAAGACCACCAATGAGATTGCCGATATTCTAAGCTTGTCGCCGCGGACTGTGGGTACGCATCTCTACAATATCAAGCAGAAGCTCAATGCCAGCAATTCAGCCGAGATCGCCTTGATTGCAATGCGGTCAGGCCTGATCGATCCCTGA
- a CDS encoding Na/Pi cotransporter family protein, with protein MWSDLFMGLGAIGLMLLGIDWMTRGLKTAAGPSFMQLLQRWTGTPLQGIFIGSVSTLAVQSSTAVTVATIGFANANILSLSAAAFIIYGSNLGSSLSAWLVAVVGGGIKLDDLALPILGIAVMLKLLSKHSRRQGIGEALTGFALLFLGLGYLKTSFDSAFINIDFAFLTSLGVWGILLSMLAGILLTVVMQASLAVVALVVTAVSTGAVPLEIGAAVVIGANVGTTSTALLATLAATATAKRVASLHVLFNVLTAIVALLLLKPLLWGIQEIAQLLFHDTQPQFILALFHTMFNALGVVLMYPLTPPLLRWLETKFKAPTYQGSFSLDQSSLAIPSLAIKAMSLEGMRAGQLIARLALTMGRHHELDAQLLEDNKQILQNLHHYIAQLAQQSMSAEEAELLNQLVQNQLRLSMALQLLPALARHLDQDPAAFELEIPYWQALSDSPLPPDSAALRHAYRQFIRERQQKKQRIVQDVLHERRGQESGGDDLLKLAETRRFNQQLTKALLAFGKLQSRFDQPESIVEAPEESSGQPQTAA; from the coding sequence ATGTGGTCTGATCTCTTCATGGGCTTAGGGGCGATCGGCCTCATGCTGCTAGGCATAGATTGGATGACGCGCGGCCTGAAAACCGCGGCGGGCCCCAGCTTCATGCAATTATTGCAACGTTGGACCGGCACGCCGCTACAAGGCATTTTCATCGGCAGCGTGAGCACGCTCGCCGTCCAGTCTTCCACCGCAGTCACCGTAGCAACCATCGGCTTCGCCAATGCCAACATCCTCTCACTTTCCGCCGCAGCCTTTATTATTTATGGCAGTAACCTGGGCAGCTCGCTGAGTGCATGGCTGGTGGCAGTCGTTGGCGGCGGCATCAAGCTGGACGATCTGGCGCTGCCCATCCTCGGCATCGCCGTCATGCTCAAGCTCCTCAGCAAGCACTCCCGCCGGCAGGGCATCGGCGAGGCATTGACCGGATTCGCACTGTTGTTTCTCGGACTGGGTTATCTCAAGACCAGCTTCGACTCGGCTTTTATCAATATCGATTTCGCCTTCCTCACCAGCCTGGGCGTCTGGGGCATCCTGCTTTCCATGCTGGCAGGCATCCTGCTCACGGTCGTCATGCAAGCCTCCTTAGCAGTCGTCGCCCTCGTCGTCACTGCAGTATCCACTGGCGCCGTCCCGCTGGAAATCGGCGCTGCAGTCGTCATCGGTGCCAATGTCGGCACGACCTCGACAGCACTGCTAGCAACCTTGGCGGCCACAGCAACCGCCAAGCGGGTCGCCAGCCTGCACGTGCTGTTCAACGTGCTCACCGCGATCGTCGCCTTACTACTATTAAAACCACTGCTTTGGGGCATCCAGGAAATCGCACAGCTGTTATTTCACGACACCCAGCCACAATTCATCCTGGCATTGTTCCATACCATGTTCAACGCCTTGGGTGTCGTGCTGATGTACCCCCTGACACCACCGCTACTCCGCTGGCTGGAAACCAAATTCAAGGCACCCACCTACCAAGGATCGTTTAGCCTCGACCAATCCAGTCTGGCCATTCCCAGTCTGGCGATCAAGGCCATGAGCCTGGAAGGCATGCGCGCCGGGCAATTGATCGCACGCCTCGCACTCACGATGGGGCGGCACCATGAACTGGATGCGCAACTGCTGGAGGATAACAAGCAAATCCTGCAAAACCTGCATCACTACATTGCGCAGTTAGCCCAGCAAAGCATGTCGGCAGAAGAAGCCGAACTGCTCAATCAGCTCGTGCAAAACCAGCTTCGCCTTTCCATGGCTCTGCAATTGCTGCCGGCCCTGGCTCGGCACCTGGATCAGGACCCGGCTGCCTTCGAGCTGGAAATCCCTTACTGGCAAGCCTTGAGCGACAGCCCCCTGCCTCCCGACTCGGCGGCGCTGCGCCATGCCTACCGGCAATTCATTCGTGAGCGCCAACAGAAAAAACAGCGCATTGTTCAGGATGTACTACATGAACGCAGGGGCCAGGAGTCCGGCGGCGACGACCTGCTCAAACTGGCAGAAACACGGCGCTTCAACCAGCAGCTGACCAAGGCTCTGCTTGCATTCGGCAAGCTGCAGTCTCGCTTCGATCAGCCGGAATCGATTGTCGAAGCACCGGAAGAAAGCTCTGGCCAGCCACAAACAGCGGCCTAG